A region of Photobacterium sanguinicancri DNA encodes the following proteins:
- a CDS encoding NADP(H)-dependent aldo-keto reductase, with protein MKYHRIPHSSLEVSKICLGTMTFGEQNTESEAHNQLDFAFERGINFIDTAEMYPVPPNKESQGLTETYIGNWLEKTGLRSKVILATKIAGPRNLPYIRDNMALDHRNIHDAVDASLKRLKTDYIDLYQLHWPQRETNCFGQLNYEYKEDNSGVTILDTLEALAELQRAGKIRYIGLSNETPWGVMSFLKLAEKHNLPRVISIQNPYSLLNRSFEVGLSEISHHEGVELLAYSPLAFGTLSGKYLNGAKPAGARCTLFERFSRYFNPQGVAATQAYVDIAHKHGLDPAQMALAFVNQRPFVASNIIGATNLEQLDANINSVDLVLTDAVMADLAQVGIQYSNPCP; from the coding sequence ATGAAATATCACCGCATTCCCCATTCCTCACTAGAAGTCAGCAAGATTTGTCTTGGCACCATGACTTTTGGTGAACAAAACACAGAATCAGAAGCACATAACCAACTCGATTTCGCCTTTGAGCGCGGGATAAATTTTATTGATACAGCTGAAATGTACCCAGTCCCTCCCAATAAAGAAAGCCAAGGGTTAACAGAAACCTATATTGGCAATTGGCTTGAAAAGACCGGACTACGCAGTAAAGTAATATTGGCAACGAAAATCGCCGGGCCACGTAACCTACCGTATATCCGCGATAATATGGCACTTGATCACCGTAATATTCATGATGCCGTAGATGCCAGCCTTAAACGCTTAAAAACAGATTACATCGACCTATACCAACTGCATTGGCCGCAACGAGAAACCAACTGCTTTGGTCAACTGAACTATGAATATAAAGAAGATAATTCAGGCGTGACTATTCTGGATACGCTAGAAGCATTGGCTGAATTACAACGAGCTGGGAAAATTCGCTACATTGGCCTCTCCAATGAAACGCCTTGGGGCGTAATGTCCTTCCTAAAATTGGCCGAGAAACACAATCTTCCCCGCGTGATCTCAATCCAAAATCCTTATAGTTTGCTCAACCGCAGTTTCGAAGTCGGGCTCTCTGAAATTAGCCATCACGAAGGTGTTGAGCTCTTAGCCTACTCACCACTAGCATTTGGGACGCTAAGTGGTAAATACCTCAACGGTGCTAAGCCTGCAGGAGCACGGTGTACTTTATTCGAGCGTTTCTCACGTTATTTCAACCCACAAGGCGTCGCCGCAACACAAGCCTATGTCGACATTGCCCATAAACATGGGCTCGATCCTGCACAAATGGCATTAGCTTTTGTTAATCAACGTCCTTTTGTAGCATCAAACATCATTGGTGCAACAAACCTAGAGCAACTTGATGCAAATATTAATAGTGTCGATTTAGTACTGACGGATGCTGTTATGGCGGATCTGGCTCAAGTTGGTATTCAATACTCCAACCCATGCCCATAA
- a CDS encoding LysR family transcriptional regulator — translation MQFSLEQLEAFVASAESGSFSAGARRLGKAQSVVSAAVANLEADLNLILFDRSRRSPTLTMHGDALLIKARHILEQCGSFLASAEEFQSGIETKITLAVESMTMTQALADQLKAFEVQYPMVELEILNAAEGDILELLNTGRAQLALMIQLDGLVEGFDFYGIGQLEMCHLVAPSHPLASILEIDWHHLKEHRQILLSGRYRKLAHRWQLSDSMWVTDSALSAMLLVSSGIGWTVLPRNIVGDLIQSGLLTELVTKMDIDGWRQSVDVAYSNQQAMGPASKVLLSLLKEIQLQ, via the coding sequence ATGCAGTTTTCTTTAGAGCAGTTAGAAGCCTTTGTGGCCTCTGCTGAATCGGGGTCGTTTTCGGCTGGCGCGCGGCGTTTAGGTAAAGCACAGTCAGTTGTCAGTGCTGCGGTTGCTAATTTAGAAGCGGATCTCAACTTAATTTTATTTGATCGAAGTCGCCGCTCACCAACGTTGACGATGCATGGTGATGCTTTATTGATTAAAGCGCGTCATATATTGGAGCAGTGCGGCAGCTTTCTAGCAAGTGCAGAAGAGTTTCAATCTGGGATAGAAACAAAAATTACGCTAGCGGTAGAGTCTATGACCATGACTCAAGCATTGGCCGATCAGCTTAAAGCTTTTGAAGTGCAGTATCCAATGGTTGAACTGGAAATACTGAATGCAGCCGAAGGCGATATTTTAGAGTTACTCAATACTGGGCGTGCGCAGCTAGCATTAATGATCCAGTTGGATGGCTTGGTTGAAGGTTTTGATTTTTATGGCATTGGTCAACTTGAGATGTGTCACCTTGTTGCGCCATCCCACCCGCTGGCCAGTATCTTGGAAATTGACTGGCATCACTTGAAGGAACATCGACAAATCTTATTAAGTGGTCGTTATCGTAAGTTAGCGCATCGTTGGCAACTCTCTGATTCAATGTGGGTCACAGACAGTGCGCTTTCAGCCATGCTGTTGGTGAGTAGTGGCATTGGCTGGACTGTGCTGCCACGCAACATTGTGGGCGATCTGATCCAATCAGGCTTACTCACAGAATTAGTCACTAAGATGGATATTGATGGGTGGCGCCAATCGGTTGATGTGGCTTATTCCAATCAACAAGCGATGGGCCCTGCATCTAAAGTATTGTTATCTTTGTTGAAAGAAATTCAATTACAGTGA
- a CDS encoding PACE efflux transporter: MRTTLDRIRHTIGFEVIALLLITFVVSHLVGLDPKRMGVMGLGFSIIATGWNYAYNLMFDKSMLKRFGTTVKTAKIRIIHAIIFELCLLVITLPVMAWWLNMTLYDALILDLGMVIFFLFYAYGYNLAYDKLFPIHESAAIETPTNEPQFTNH; the protein is encoded by the coding sequence ATGCGTACCACATTAGACAGAATTCGCCACACCATAGGTTTTGAAGTGATAGCCTTACTCCTTATTACTTTCGTGGTAAGCCACCTTGTAGGTTTAGATCCAAAGCGCATGGGTGTAATGGGATTAGGGTTCTCCATCATTGCGACAGGGTGGAACTACGCCTATAACTTAATGTTCGATAAGTCCATGCTGAAACGCTTTGGCACGACAGTGAAAACGGCCAAAATTCGTATTATTCATGCGATTATTTTTGAGCTGTGTCTGTTAGTGATCACCCTACCTGTTATGGCATGGTGGTTAAATATGACGTTATACGACGCTTTAATCTTAGATCTGGGTATGGTGATCTTCTTCTTATTTTATGCTTATGGCTATAACTTGGCGTACGATAAGTTATTTCCAATTCATGAATCAGCGGCCATTGAAACACCAACTAACGAGCCGCAATTTACCAATCACTAA